In one Lolium rigidum isolate FL_2022 chromosome 3, APGP_CSIRO_Lrig_0.1, whole genome shotgun sequence genomic region, the following are encoded:
- the LOC124703441 gene encoding glycerophosphodiester phosphodiesterase GDPD6-like produces the protein MASLWHVSVVVFVVLVLLGRSDANPASPHRSQLDVNHKKPLQTFRPFNIAHRGSNGEIPEETAAAYLRAIEEGADFIETDILASKDGHLICFHDVTLDATTDIADRAEFAGRKRTYEVERANVTGWFVVDFTLSELKSLRVKQRYTFRDQQYNWKYKIITFDEFIQIALYAERVVGIYPEIKSPIFINQYVKWSGGKKFEDKFVETLLKYGYKGEYMSEDWLKKPLFIQSFAPTSLIYISNMTNSPKLLLIDDTTARTQDTNQSYSEITSNGYLTFIRKYVIGIGPWKDTVISSTVNNHLGHLTDLVARAHALNLQVHPYTFRNENLFLHFNFHQDPYAEYEYWLSVIGVDGLFTDFTGSLHRYQQWTAPHQMKGKTAQALLHEISNMLKDDGY, from the exons ATGGCTTCGCTCT GGCACGTttctgttgttgtttttgttgtccTGGTACTGCTTGGAAGATCTGATGCCAATCCAGCTTCCCCTCACCGTAGTCAGCTTGATGTGAACCACAAGAAGCCGCTACAGACATTCAGACCTTTCAACATTGCCCACAGGGGTTCCAATGGCGAAATTCCTGAAGAGACTGCGGCAGCCTATTTG AGGGCTATCGAGGAAGGTGCAGACTTCATAGAGACTGATATACTTGCGTCAAAGGATGGGCATCTGATATGCTTTCATGATGTAACCCTCGATGCCACGACTGACATCGCTGACCGTGCAGAGTTTGCTGGCAGGAAGAGAACCTATGAAGTTGAGAGAGCAAATGTGACCGGATGGTTTGTTG TGGATTTTACTCTAAGCGAACTGAAATCACTGAGGGTGAAGCAACGCTACACATTCAGGGATCAACAGTACAATT GGAAGTACAAGATCATTACATTCGATGAGTTTATCCAGATTGCACTTTATGCTGAGAGGGTAGTTGGAATATACCCAGAGATCAAAAGTCCTATTTTCATTAACCAATAT GTAAAGTGGTCTGGTGGCAAAAAGTTTGAGGACAAGTTCGTGGAGACACTTCTAAAGTATGGCTACAAAGGCGAATACATGTCTGAAGATTGGCTCAAGAAGCCATTATTCATCCAATCCTTTGCTCCAACTTCACTCATTTACATCTCAAACATGACAAACTCTCCAAAACTGCTTCTAATAGATGACACCACAGCTCGGACTCAAGATACCAACCAG TCATACTCTGAGATAACTTCGAATGGTTATCTCACGTTCATAAGGAAGTATGTAATTGGGATTGGTCCATGGAAGGATACAGTTATTTCTTCCACAGTAAATAACCATTTAGGACATCTGACTGATCTTGTGGCACGAGCACATGCTCTGAATCTTCAG GTTCATCCAtacacattccgaaacgagaacTTATTCTTGCACTTCAACTTCCACCAAGACCCTTATGCTGAATATGAGTATTGGCTCAGCGTAATTGGCGTTGATGGCCTGTTCACCGATTTCACCGGAAGTCTTCACAGGTATCAGCAGTGGACAGCTCCGCACCAAATGAAAGGAAAGACTGCCCAGGCACTCCTCCATGAGATCTCCAACATGCTAAAGGATGATGGATACTAA